Within Actinosynnema pretiosum, the genomic segment CCGTTCGAGCCCGCCGACGAGACCGAGCTGCGCGCCCGGATGCAGGAGCTGCTGGACAAGGCGCAGCGGGAGTACCCGGACGACGGCGTCGGCCAGTGGTGGCACCCCGCGAACCTGGGCGGCACCGCGCCGACCCCCGAGGAGGTCGCGGTGCTGGAGGCGAAGGCCAGGGAAGCGCGGGAGAAGCGGGCCCAGGAGAAGCGGGACCAGGAGAAGCGGGACCAGGAGAAGCGAGCGCAGGAGAAGCGCGGCTAGCGGGCGTTCCGGGGGCGCCCGGTTCGCGGGCGCCCCGGCTCAGGACGCCTCGCGCCCGCGCAGCCGCTGCGAGATCACCTGGCTGATGCCGTCGCCGCGCATGGACACGCCGTACAGGGCGTCGGCGATCTCCATGGTCGGCTTCTGGTGGGTGATGATCAGCAGCTGCGAGCGCTCCCGCAGCTGCTCGAACAGGCCGATCAGCCGGTGCAGGTTGGTGTCGTCCAGCGCCGCCTCGACCTCGTCCATGACGTAGAACGGCGACGGCCTGGCCCGGAAGATCGCCACCAGCATCGCCACGGCGGCCAGCGACTTCTCCCCGCCGGACAGCAGCGACAGCCGCTTGACCTTCTTGCCGGGCGGGCGGGCCTCCAGCTCGATGCCGGTGGTGAGCATGTCGTCGGGCTCGGTGAGCACCAACCGGCCCTCGCCGCCGGGGAAGAGCACCTCGAACACGACCTGGAACTCCCTGGCCACGTCCTCGTAGGCCAGCGTGAAGACCTCCAGGATCTTGTCGTCGACCTCCTTGACGACGGTCAGCAGGTCGCGGCGGGTGGCCTTGATGTCCTCCAGCTGGTTGGACAGGAACTTGTACCGCTCCTCCAGCGCCGCGAACTCCTCCAGCGCCAGCGGGTTGACCTTGCCCAGCAGCGACAGGTCCCGCTCGGCGCGCTTGGCCCGCCTCGCCTGGGTGTCCCGGTCGTAGGGGATCGGCAGGGGGGCGGTGACCGCCTCGCCGCGCTCCTTGGCCGCCTCGTACTCGGCCAGCTCGCCCGCGGACGGCGGCACGTGCACGTCCGGCCCGTACTCGGCGACCAGGTCGTCCAGCCCGATCCCGAAGTCCTCGGAGATCTTGACCTCCAGCTGCTCGATCCGCAGCCGCTGCTCGGCCCGCAGCACCTCGTCCCGGTGCACCGCGTCGGTGAGCTTCTCCAGTTCGCCGGACATCTCCCGCACCAGCCCGCGCACCTGCCCGAGCAGCGCCTCGTGCCGGGCCCTGCGCTCCTGCGCGGCGTCGCGCTCGCGGGCGGCCCGGTCCAGCGAGACCGCGATCCGCTCCAGCGCGACCTCGCCGCCGCGCACCACGGCGGAGGCGACGACCGCGCCGCGCGCCCGCGCCGCCAGCGCCCGCTGCGCGCGCTCCCGCGTCTCCCGCTCGGCGCGCGCGGCCCGCCGCAGGCCCTCGGCCTTGCCCTGGAGCGCGCGGGCCCGCTCCTCGGCGGTGCGCAGCGCCAGCCGGGCGTCCATCTCGCCCTGCCTGGCGGAGGCCAGCTCGGCGGCGGCCTCGTCGCGCTGGGCGGTGTCGGGCTCGTCGTCCAGCGGCTGCTCCTCGGCGACCAGGAGGCGCTCCTCCAGCTCGGCGAGCTTGAGCAGGTTCTCCTCGCGGGCGGCCTCGACCTTCTCCCGCTGGCCGCGCGCCCGCTCCACCTCGGCCTCGGCGGACCGCACGGCCGCCGCGAGCCGGTTGAGCCGCTCAGACGAGCGGGCCCTGCGGACCTTGGCCTCGTTGAGCTGCTCCTTGAGGGCGGACGCCTCGCCGCGCCGGGCCTGCTGCTCGGCGCGCGCCCCGTCCAGGGCGGGCCCGGAGTGCTCCAGCGCCCGCTCGGCGAGCGCGAGCTTCTCGGACGCCTCGTCCACGGCGGCCTGCACCTCGATGACGCTCTGGCTGCGCCCGGACCCGCCGGTCGCCCAGTCCGACCCGAGCAGGTCGCCCTCGCCGGTGGCCGCCCGCAGCTCCGGGTGCGCCCGCACGAGCGCGTCGGCGGCGGCCAGGTCGGCGACCACGGCGAGCCCGTGCAGCGCGCGGGCCACGGCGGGCCGCAGCGCCTCGGGGGCGCGGACCAGGTCGACGGCCCAGCGCGCGCCGCCCGGCAGCGCGGGCAGCGCGCCGGTGGGCGGCTCGCCGCCGCCGATGACCACGCCCGCGCGCCCGGCGTCCTCGGACTTGAGCAGCTCCAGCGCGGCGAGCGCGTCGTCGCCGGAGGCCACCGCGATCGCGTCCGCGACCGGCCCGAGCGCGGCGGCCAGCGCCACCTCGTTGCCGGGCTCCACGGTCAGCAGCGCCGCGACCGACCCGAGCAGGCCGGGCAGCTGGGACGCGAGCAGCGCGCCCGCCCCGTCCTTGCGGGTGAGCCCGAGCGAGAGGGCGTCCACGCGCGCCTTCCACGAGGCGATGTCCCGCTCGGCCGCGCGCTCGGCCTTGACCAGCTCCTCGACCCGCCGCCGGGCCGCGTCCTCGGCCTCGACGGCGTGCCGGTGCCGCTCCTGGACGCCCGCGTCGTCCTCGTCCTCGCTGTCGGTGCTCTCGCGCGCCTCGGCCAGCTCCTCCTGGGCGACCTCGGACCGTTCGACCGCCTCGGTCAGCGCCACCGACAGCCGCTCGATCTCCTCGGCGGTGGCGTTGGTCTTGGACCGCAGCGCCTCCACCTGCCCGGACAGCCGGGCCAGGCCCTCGCGCCGGTCGGCGATCGCCCGCACGGCCGCCAGGTGCGCCTTCTCGGCGGCGGACACCATCCGCTCCAGCTCGGCGCGCGTCTCGACCGCCTCGGCCAGCCCGACCCGCGCCTCGGTGACGCCCTCCTGGAGCTCCAGCTCCAGCGCGGCGGTCTGCTCGGCCTCGGCCTCCAGCTCCTCCGGGTCGCGCCCGCCCCTGGGCGCGTCCACCGACGCCTTCAGGTGCCGCTCGCGCTCGACGGCCAGCCGGACCGTGCCGCGCAGCCGCTCCTCCAGCGCGGAGAGCCGGTACCAGGTGTCCTGGGCCTGCTGGAGCTTGGGCGCGTCGGCGGACACGACCTCCTCCAGCTCGTTCTGCTGCACCTGCGCCTGCTGGAGCGAGCGCTCGACCTCGGCGCGGCGGGCGCGCGCGGCGGCCTCGTCCTGCTCGTCGCGGGCCAGCGACTCGCGCTGGGTGACCAGGTCGTCGGCGAGCAGGCGCATCCGCGAGTCGCGCAGCTCGGCCTGCACGGTCTGGGCGCGCCGGGCGATCTCGGCCTGCTTGCCCAGCGGCTTGAGCTGGCGGCGCAACTCGGCGGTGAGGTCGGTGAGGCGGGTCAGGTTGGCCTGCATCGCCTCCAGCTTCCGCAGCGCCTTCTCCTTGCGCTTGCGGTGCTTGAGGACGCCCGCGGCCTCCTCGATGAAGGCGCGGCGCTCCTCCGGCTTGGACTCCAGGATCGCGGAGAGCTGGCCCTGGCCGACGATGACGTGCATCTCGCGGCCGATGCCGGAGTCCGACAGCAGCTCCTGGATGTCCATGAGCCTGCACGAGCTGCCGTTGATCTCGTACTCGGTGGCGCCCTCGCGGAACATCCGGCGGGTGATCGACACCTCGGTGTACTCGATGGGCAGCGCGCCGTCGGCGTTGTCGATGGTGAGGGTGACCTCGGCGCGGCCCAGCGGCGCGCGGCCGGAGGTGCCCGCGAAGATGACGTCCTCCATCTTGCCGCCGCGCAGGTCCTTCGCGCCCTGGGTGCCCATCACCCAGCGCAGCGCGTCGAGCACGTTCGACTTGCCGGACCCGTTGGGGCCGACCACGCACGTGATGCCGGGCTCGAAGCGCAGGGTGGTAGCCGAGGCGAAGGACTTGAAGCCCTTCAGCGTCAGGCTCTTGAGGTGCACGCCGCGCACCCTACCCGTGCCCGTCCCCCGGCCGGCGCGAACGGCCTGATCAGGGGCGCACCGAGACGAGCACCCGCATGTCGGCCACGACGTCGACCCGCTCGACGTCGGCCAGCGCGAACGAGGTGGCCCCCGGCACGCGCTCGTGCCGCGCGGGGCCGCTGCCCCACCAGCCCGCGACCTCGGTGCGCCCGGACGTCCCGTGCACCACGAGGCGGCAGCGCGCCCCGTCCGGCGCGCCGTCGAGGGTGAGCAGCAGCTCGGTGCCCCAGTCCCGGCCGACCAGCTCGGCGCGGGCCGCGACGCCGGTGCCCGCGTCGGTCCCGGCCCAGGTCACCGCCGTGCTGGACGCGACGGGGACCGGTCCGCGGTCCTCGCGGGCGAACCAGCCGGGGGTGACCAGGAGCGCGCCCACCAGCAGCACACCGAACAGCGCCGCGGCGGCGGCCACCAGCGGCCAGCGCGGCCCGCGGCGCCCGGCGGTCCGCCCCGCGTCCCGCGCCCGGTCCCCCCGCCCGGCCCGCGTGGCGCGCGAGCCGACCAGCCAGCCGTCCGGCGCCGGGGGCAGCGGGGTGGCCAGCGGCAGCGTGGTCCTGGCCGAGATCCGGGCGCTCCTGGGCACCGCGGGCGGCGGCTGCGGCGGCAGCTCGGGCAGCGGGGCCAGCTCGGGCGACGGGTCGGGGTCGGTGAACGGCTGCTCCAGGTCGAGCAGCGTGACCTGGCCGAGCAGCCCCGGCAGCGGGGCGAGGCGCAGCAGCTCCCGCCTGCACGGCGGGCAGGCGCGCAGGTGCCGCTCGAACGCGCCGCGCTCGACCGGGTCGAGCGAGCCGAGCAGGTAGACGCCCAGGTCCGTGCTGCGGAAGCAGGTCATCACGGCTCGGTCACCCCGCGCTCGGCCAGCGCGTCGCGCAGCGCCCGCAGCCCGTAGAAGCAGCGGGACTTGACCGCGCCCTGCGGGATGCCGAGCGCGGCGGCGGCCTCGGCGACGGTGCGCCTGCGGTAGTGCAGCTCGACGACGGCGTCGCGGTGGTCGCGGCTCAGCCCGCGCAGCGCCTCGGCGACCTGCCAGCCCTGGAGCGCGTGGTCGACGGCGTCGACCTCGGACGGCGGCTCCTCGGGCCGCTCACCCCCCGCGCGCCGGAACCCGGACGCCACCAGCGCGCGGGCCACCGCGTACAGCCACGGTCCGGCCTCCTCGGGGGTGCGGACGTCCGCGCTGCCCCGCGCCCTGCGCAGGGTCTCCTGGACGACGTCCTCGGCGTACCGGTGGTCCCCCCCGACCAGGCGCAGGACGTAGCCGCGCAGCGGGCCGCGCCAGCGGCCGTAGAGCTGCCTGACGACATCTTCCCCGCGGTCCACAGCGGTAACTACGGCCGCCGGGGGTGTCCCCGTTCAACGCTCCGCGAAACCCGTCAGCCCACCGCGCGGCGACGACCAGCGCTCCACGACCACGTCGACCCGGCCGGGCGCGCCCCCGGAGCGCAGCGCGGCGAGCAGCGCGCGGCACGCCTCCTCCGGCCCCTCGGCGTTGACCTCGACGCGGCCGTCGCGCAGGTTGGACGCGCTCCCCACCAGGCCGAGCTCCAGCGCGCGGGCCCTGGTCCACCACCGGAACCCGACGCCCTGCACGTGCCCCCTGACCCATGCGGTCATCCGCACCGCGGACTCCGCTCCAGACATGCCTTCCACCCCGGTATTTCACCCGATGGTGATACGGTGCGCGACCGTGAGCGCGCGGAGCGGGAAGAGGTCCGCCATCGGCGGGCTCCTCGGCCTGCTGCTCGGCGCGGCGGGCGTCGGCTCCATCGCCCTCCTCGTCGGCCTGACCGCCTCGACGACGTCCCAGCAGGACCCGCCGCCGGGCGCGCCCCGGTCCGGTCCCGGTCCGGGTCCCGGTTCCTCGGGCGCTCCCGACGGGCCCCGGTCGACCACCGCCACGACCAGCGGGCTTGCCCCGGACTCCCCGGCACCGGCAAGCTCGTCGCCGACGTCCCCCCAGGACCCGCCGCCGCTGGACGTGGTGCAGGCCGACCGGGTCGTGCGGCTGGTCAACCAGGCGCGCGGCGCGGCGGGGTGCGCGGCGCTGGGCGTGGACGACCGGGTGGTCACCGCCGCCAGGGCGCACAGCGCGGACATGGCGAGCCGGGGCTACTTCGCGCACACCAGTCCGGAGGGTGTGGACTTCGCCACCCGGATGCGCGAAGCGGGCTATCCGCGACCCGCCGGTGAGAACATCGCCATGGGCCAGCGGAGCGCGGAGGACGTCGTGGGCGCGTGGTTGGACTCCGAGGGGCACCGTCGGAACATCCTCGACTGCTCGTTCACCACCACCGGTGTCGGTCTGGACACCCGTGGCTGGTACTGGACCCAGAACTTCGGCCGTTGACCTAGGGAGACCGAGTGACCGACGACGGGCTTTACGAGTCGCCCGAGCCCGAGCAGAGCTCTCGCGCGCGGCGCCTGTCGCCCCACCTGCTGCTGGCGGCGTCCGGCGTCGTCGTGGCGACCATCTTCGGGGCGGTGGCCGCGATCGCGGGCCCGTCGTCGAGCGACGAGGCCACCACGCCGATCGGCGTTCAGCTGGACACGCCCCCGACCGGCCGGACGTCGACGCCCACGTCGGCGCCCGAGTCCGGGTCCGAGTCCGCTGGGTCTTCTTCGGAGGCCCCCAGCTCCACGCCGCAGTCGGCGGAGAGCAGCGCCGCGCCGACCACGACGACGCAGCGCGTCCGGGTGACGACGGTGACCAGGGCGGACGGGACGACCACCACGACGACGGTGAACGAGGAACCGCAGCCGCCCAAGCCGAACAACCCGAACCCCAACCCGAATCCCAACCCGAACCCGAACCCCAACCCCGGCGGCACGACGACCACGACGAAGCCGCCCGTGGAGCCCCCGGTCACCACGACCTCGGCGGAGCAGCCCCCCACCTCCGGTTCGGGGACCCCGCCCACCTCGGGCAACTGACCCGACGCGGGACGCGCAGTAACCGCGCCATCACCCACAGGTGGCGGTAAACGGCACGAAGGCGTGGACCACGGCCCGCACCGATCCGGTGCGGGCCGTCGCGCGCCGATAACCCGGACGCCCGACCTTCGGTTCAAGGTCTCTCCAGGGAGTTCGCGTGTTCGAGCAAGAGTCCGTCGTGGCCGCGAGGCGCAGGTTCTCGCCGCTGGTCCTGCTGTCCGCGGCGGGGGCCGTGGTGGCGGCGGCGGTGGCGGGTGTCGGCGCCGCGCTGGTGCCGGACGGCGAGCCGGAGACGCCGCGACCCCTTGAGGCGCAGGCCGAGGCGACCACCGGGAGCGCGCCCGCGAGGCCGACGTCCGAGTCGACGGCCGCGGCGCCCACCCAGCTCAGGGCGGCGGCCACGACGACCACGACC encodes:
- the smc gene encoding chromosome segregation protein SMC — translated: MHLKSLTLKGFKSFASATTLRFEPGITCVVGPNGSGKSNVLDALRWVMGTQGAKDLRGGKMEDVIFAGTSGRAPLGRAEVTLTIDNADGALPIEYTEVSITRRMFREGATEYEINGSSCRLMDIQELLSDSGIGREMHVIVGQGQLSAILESKPEERRAFIEEAAGVLKHRKRKEKALRKLEAMQANLTRLTDLTAELRRQLKPLGKQAEIARRAQTVQAELRDSRMRLLADDLVTQRESLARDEQDEAAARARRAEVERSLQQAQVQQNELEEVVSADAPKLQQAQDTWYRLSALEERLRGTVRLAVERERHLKASVDAPRGGRDPEELEAEAEQTAALELELQEGVTEARVGLAEAVETRAELERMVSAAEKAHLAAVRAIADRREGLARLSGQVEALRSKTNATAEEIERLSVALTEAVERSEVAQEELAEARESTDSEDEDDAGVQERHRHAVEAEDAARRRVEELVKAERAAERDIASWKARVDALSLGLTRKDGAGALLASQLPGLLGSVAALLTVEPGNEVALAAALGPVADAIAVASGDDALAALELLKSEDAGRAGVVIGGGEPPTGALPALPGGARWAVDLVRAPEALRPAVARALHGLAVVADLAAADALVRAHPELRAATGEGDLLGSDWATGGSGRSQSVIEVQAAVDEASEKLALAERALEHSGPALDGARAEQQARRGEASALKEQLNEAKVRRARSSERLNRLAAAVRSAEAEVERARGQREKVEAAREENLLKLAELEERLLVAEEQPLDDEPDTAQRDEAAAELASARQGEMDARLALRTAEERARALQGKAEGLRRAARAERETRERAQRALAARARGAVVASAVVRGGEVALERIAVSLDRAARERDAAQERRARHEALLGQVRGLVREMSGELEKLTDAVHRDEVLRAEQRLRIEQLEVKISEDFGIGLDDLVAEYGPDVHVPPSAGELAEYEAAKERGEAVTAPLPIPYDRDTQARRAKRAERDLSLLGKVNPLALEEFAALEERYKFLSNQLEDIKATRRDLLTVVKEVDDKILEVFTLAYEDVAREFQVVFEVLFPGGEGRLVLTEPDDMLTTGIELEARPPGKKVKRLSLLSGGEKSLAAVAMLVAIFRARPSPFYVMDEVEAALDDTNLHRLIGLFEQLRERSQLLIITHQKPTMEIADALYGVSMRGDGISQVISQRLRGREAS
- a CDS encoding zf-HC2 domain-containing protein, whose protein sequence is MTCFRSTDLGVYLLGSLDPVERGAFERHLRACPPCRRELLRLAPLPGLLGQVTLLDLEQPFTDPDPSPELAPLPELPPQPPPAVPRSARISARTTLPLATPLPPAPDGWLVGSRATRAGRGDRARDAGRTAGRRGPRWPLVAAAAALFGVLLVGALLVTPGWFAREDRGPVPVASSTAVTWAGTDAGTGVAARAELVGRDWGTELLLTLDGAPDGARCRLVVHGTSGRTEVAGWWGSGPARHERVPGATSFALADVERVDVVADMRVLVSVRP
- a CDS encoding acylphosphatase, with translation MSGAESAVRMTAWVRGHVQGVGFRWWTRARALELGLVGSASNLRDGRVEVNAEGPEEACRALLAALRSGGAPGRVDVVVERWSSPRGGLTGFAER
- a CDS encoding CAP domain-containing protein, producing the protein MSARSGKRSAIGGLLGLLLGAAGVGSIALLVGLTASTTSQQDPPPGAPRSGPGPGPGSSGAPDGPRSTTATTSGLAPDSPAPASSSPTSPQDPPPLDVVQADRVVRLVNQARGAAGCAALGVDDRVVTAARAHSADMASRGYFAHTSPEGVDFATRMREAGYPRPAGENIAMGQRSAEDVVGAWLDSEGHRRNILDCSFTTTGVGLDTRGWYWTQNFGR
- a CDS encoding sigma factor-like helix-turn-helix DNA-binding protein gives rise to the protein MDRGEDVVRQLYGRWRGPLRGYVLRLVGGDHRYAEDVVQETLRRARGSADVRTPEEAGPWLYAVARALVASGFRRAGGERPEEPPSEVDAVDHALQGWQVAEALRGLSRDHRDAVVELHYRRRTVAEAAAALGIPQGAVKSRCFYGLRALRDALAERGVTEP